A genomic segment from Bradysia coprophila strain Holo2 chromosome III, BU_Bcop_v1, whole genome shotgun sequence encodes:
- the LOC119077112 gene encoding uncharacterized protein LOC119077112 isoform X2, with translation MATAYRPNDTQYDIICVNAQSVLAKDKKSKETKIQKLEKMCKRFNVSILCCTEARITEVEKDELYTIDGYYGVVCHSLSRHTGGVVMYIKNDLNYKSFPYTSTPHIWCLAIEITNSDIDGIYGGIYRYQDQTIKNVDAGLKILDDFLNNHLKTDSHNANKRQLFMGDMNIDFRNPKKKEKTTNAGIRLSPQRAQLSSSPIPSRSSSTSSLSRTFNSAMRLESTSSCPSSQPTSLNFCPTPSTSSTSNLNNKQRRRRSF, from the exons ATGGCAACGGCATATCGGCCAAATGATACTCAATATGATATCATTTGTGTAAATGCTCAGAGCGTTCTAGCGAAAgacaaaaaatcgaaagagACAAAGattcaaaaattggaaaagatGTGTAAACGTTTTAATGTTTCCATTTTGTGTTGTACGGAAGCTCGAATTACAGAAGTCGAAAAGGACGAATTGTATACAATTGATGGATATTATGGCGTTGTTTGTCATTCTTTATCCAGACATACCGGAGGAGTTGTGATGTATATAAAAAATGATCTAAATTATAAAAGTTTTCCTTACACATCTACTCCACATATTTGGTGTTTGGCAATTGAAATCACTAATTCAGATATTGATGGTATATATGGTGGAATATATCGATATCAGGATCAGACCATTAAGAATGTTGATGCtggtttgaaaattttagatgATTTCTTGAATAATCATTTGAAAACGGATTCACACAATGCGAATAAAAGGCAATTATTTATGGGTGATATGAACATTGATTTTAGAAACCCCAAAAAG AAAGAGAAAACTACAAACGCCGGAATTCGTTTGAGCCCTCAGAGAGCACAACTCTCATCATCTCCAATCCCATCGCGGTCATCTTCTACCTCATCGCTTTCACGTACATTCAATTCGGCGATGAGACTTGAAAGCACTTCTAGCTGCCCTTCAAGTCAACCTACTTCACTAAACTTTTGTCCCACACCTTCAACCTCATCTACCAGC aatttaaACAATAAGCAGAGGCGCCGACGCTCATTCTAG
- the LOC119077112 gene encoding uncharacterized protein LOC119077112 isoform X1, whose product MATAYRPNDTQYDIICVNAQSVLAKDKKSKETKIQKLEKMCKRFNVSILCCTEARITEVEKDELYTIDGYYGVVCHSLSRHTGGVVMYIKNDLNYKSFPYTSTPHIWCLAIEITNSDIDGIYGGIYRYQDQTIKNVDAGLKILDDFLNNHLKTDSHNANKRQLFMGDMNIDFRNPKKVTLSGKANEIFKKHNLIHALDVNIITRTGRNSETHIDVVVSNCKEGDVICEILKDVQISDHETIGIRIKRSESVKVENQKEKTTNAGIRLSPQRAQLSSSPIPSRSSSTSSLSRTFNSAMRLESTSSCPSSQPTSLNFCPTPSTSSTSNLNNKQRRRRSF is encoded by the exons ATGGCAACGGCATATCGGCCAAATGATACTCAATATGATATCATTTGTGTAAATGCTCAGAGCGTTCTAGCGAAAgacaaaaaatcgaaagagACAAAGattcaaaaattggaaaagatGTGTAAACGTTTTAATGTTTCCATTTTGTGTTGTACGGAAGCTCGAATTACAGAAGTCGAAAAGGACGAATTGTATACAATTGATGGATATTATGGCGTTGTTTGTCATTCTTTATCCAGACATACCGGAGGAGTTGTGATGTATATAAAAAATGATCTAAATTATAAAAGTTTTCCTTACACATCTACTCCACATATTTGGTGTTTGGCAATTGAAATCACTAATTCAGATATTGATGGTATATATGGTGGAATATATCGATATCAGGATCAGACCATTAAGAATGTTGATGCtggtttgaaaattttagatgATTTCTTGAATAATCATTTGAAAACGGATTCACACAATGCGAATAAAAGGCAATTATTTATGGGTGATATGAACATTGATTTTAGAAACCCCAAAAAGGTAACTTTATCCGGAAAGGCGaatgaaatattcaaaaaacacaatttgatTCATGCTCTAGATGTCAATATAATTACAAGAACAGGAAGGAATAGTGAGACACATATCGATGTTGTAGTTTCGAATTGTAAAGAGGGTGATGTAATAtgtgaaattttaaaagatGTTCAAATTTCTGATCATGAAACAATAGGAATACGTATAAAGCGTTCCGAATCCGTGAAAGTGGAAAATCAG AAAGAGAAAACTACAAACGCCGGAATTCGTTTGAGCCCTCAGAGAGCACAACTCTCATCATCTCCAATCCCATCGCGGTCATCTTCTACCTCATCGCTTTCACGTACATTCAATTCGGCGATGAGACTTGAAAGCACTTCTAGCTGCCCTTCAAGTCAACCTACTTCACTAAACTTTTGTCCCACACCTTCAACCTCATCTACCAGC aatttaaACAATAAGCAGAGGCGCCGACGCTCATTCTAG
- the LOC119077332 gene encoding uncharacterized protein LOC119077332 isoform X1 translates to MWNIPIKTEGYTWIPTTVYAGLPPSAVYAGNDSDGTPIYVGRAFFEGQQLPCKVMPSKNAAYVSYAGKEHFVSNYEGLSGHGFSWVASGHGHVPPGAVLAGNDNGEPLHIGRAHFQGSLTPGKVHRSHACLYIPYGGSEHSVKSYEVLVGSQRSNWVSTSAYVPLPDGAILAGNDVDGTPIYVGKAFHEGDLIPAKVIPSKNVAYVSYAGVEIAKHQYEVLCNGNVSWVPSGHGHIPHNAVVGGNTASGETLYIGRTHYMGSLTPGKVHPSHASLYIPFNGAEVPHKSYEILTEN, encoded by the exons ATGTGGAATATTCCAATAAAAACGGAAG GCTATACGTGGATTCCAACAACAGTGTACGCAGGTCTACCACCCAGCGCTGTTTACGCCGGAAATGATTCCGATGGCACTCCAATTTATGTTGGACGTGCATTCTTCGAAGGACAACAACTACCCTGTAAAGTAATGCCCAGTAAAAATGCAGCGTATGTCAGTTACGCTGGCAAAGAACACTTCGTTTCGAACTATGAA GGATTGTCTGGTCATGGATTTTCGTGGGTTGCGTCTGGTCATGGTCACGTTCCACCCGGTGCTGTACTTGCTGGTAACGACAATGGTGAACCACTTCACATCGGCAGAGCTCATTTCCAAGGAAGCTTAACTCCTGGTAAAGTTCACAGATCTCATGCCTGTCTTTACATTCCATATGGAGGAAGTGAg CATTCCGTTAAGTCATACGAAGTATTGGTTGGATCCCAGAGAT CCAACTGGGTGTCGACATCAGCCTATGTACCACTTCCAGATGGAGCTATTTTAGCCGGAAACGATGTTGACGGAACGCCAATTTATGTTGGAAAAGCCTTCCACGAAGGAGATCTAATTCCTGCTAAAGTTATTCCCAGCAAGAACGTTGCATATGTATCGTATGCCGGAGTTGAAATTGCAAAACATCAATATGAAGTGTTATGCAATGGTAATGTTTCTTGGGTGCCATCTGGCCATGGACACATTCCACATAATGCTGTCGTTGGTGGCAATACGGCAAGTGGTGAAACACTGTACATCGGCAGAACGCATTATATGGGTAGTTTGACACCAGGAAAAGTGCATCCATCACATGCAAGTCTCTATATACCATTCAATGGAGCAGAAGTTCCCCATAAAtcttatgaaattttgactgaaaattaa
- the LOC119077332 gene encoding uncharacterized protein LOC119077332 isoform X2, which translates to MSYTWIPTTVYAGLPPSAVYAGNDSDGTPIYVGRAFFEGQQLPCKVMPSKNAAYVSYAGKEHFVSNYEGLSGHGFSWVASGHGHVPPGAVLAGNDNGEPLHIGRAHFQGSLTPGKVHRSHACLYIPYGGSEHSVKSYEVLVGSQRSNWVSTSAYVPLPDGAILAGNDVDGTPIYVGKAFHEGDLIPAKVIPSKNVAYVSYAGVEIAKHQYEVLCNGNVSWVPSGHGHIPHNAVVGGNTASGETLYIGRTHYMGSLTPGKVHPSHASLYIPFNGAEVPHKSYEILTEN; encoded by the exons atgA GCTATACGTGGATTCCAACAACAGTGTACGCAGGTCTACCACCCAGCGCTGTTTACGCCGGAAATGATTCCGATGGCACTCCAATTTATGTTGGACGTGCATTCTTCGAAGGACAACAACTACCCTGTAAAGTAATGCCCAGTAAAAATGCAGCGTATGTCAGTTACGCTGGCAAAGAACACTTCGTTTCGAACTATGAA GGATTGTCTGGTCATGGATTTTCGTGGGTTGCGTCTGGTCATGGTCACGTTCCACCCGGTGCTGTACTTGCTGGTAACGACAATGGTGAACCACTTCACATCGGCAGAGCTCATTTCCAAGGAAGCTTAACTCCTGGTAAAGTTCACAGATCTCATGCCTGTCTTTACATTCCATATGGAGGAAGTGAg CATTCCGTTAAGTCATACGAAGTATTGGTTGGATCCCAGAGAT CCAACTGGGTGTCGACATCAGCCTATGTACCACTTCCAGATGGAGCTATTTTAGCCGGAAACGATGTTGACGGAACGCCAATTTATGTTGGAAAAGCCTTCCACGAAGGAGATCTAATTCCTGCTAAAGTTATTCCCAGCAAGAACGTTGCATATGTATCGTATGCCGGAGTTGAAATTGCAAAACATCAATATGAAGTGTTATGCAATGGTAATGTTTCTTGGGTGCCATCTGGCCATGGACACATTCCACATAATGCTGTCGTTGGTGGCAATACGGCAAGTGGTGAAACACTGTACATCGGCAGAACGCATTATATGGGTAGTTTGACACCAGGAAAAGTGCATCCATCACATGCAAGTCTCTATATACCATTCAATGGAGCAGAAGTTCCCCATAAAtcttatgaaattttgactgaaaattaa